Genomic segment of Truepera radiovictrix DSM 17093:
CGCGTGAGACAGCGGCGCAAGACGCCCCCGAGGAGGCCGACATGAAACTCGAACGCATCGAGCTGCGCGAGCTCGAGGTGAGCTTAAAGTTCCGCTTTGAGACGAGCTTCGGCGTCGAGCAGCGCCTGCGCAAGGTGCTCGTCACGGTGTTTAGCGAAGGGCTCGAGGGTTACGGCGAGGCCACCGCGGGCTCCTTTCCCGGCTACTCGTACGAAACCACCCGGACGGTGTGGGACACCCTTTGCGAGCACGTCGTACCGCGCGTGCTCGGCCACGACGTGCAGACCCCCGCGCAGCTGCTGGCTTGGCTCGCCCCCATCCGCGGCCACAACATGGCAATAGGCGCTCTCGAGACCGCCTTCTGGGACCTTCAGGCTAAAGCCGCCGGGGTGCCCTTGTGGGTGCTTTTGGGGGGCGTCCGCACGGCGCACCCGGTCGGGGCGTCGCTGGGGATCCAGGAGAGCATCGCCAAAACGGTCGAGGTCGCCCTCGCCCACGCCGAAGCGGGGTACAAGCGCCTCAAGTTCAAGATCAAACCGGGGTGGGACGTCGCGCCCCTGCGCGCCGTGCGCGAGGCGCTCCCCGAGATGCCGCTGACGGTCGACGCCAACAGCGCCTACCGGCTCACGGACGCGCGCGTCTTCGGGCAGCTCGACGACCTCGGGCTCGACTACATCGAGCAGCCCTTGGCGCACGACGACCTCGTCGACCACGCGCAGCTCCAGCGCCTCCTCGCCACCCCCCTCTGCCTCGACGAGTCCGTCCACTCCCCCGAGGACGCGCGCAAGGGTCTGCAGCTCGGGGCGGGGCGCGTGATCAACATCAAAGTGGGGCGCGTGCGCGGGCACCTCCTGGCGCGGCGGGTGCACGACGTCGCCCTCGCGTTCGGCGCGTCCGTGTGGTGCGGGGGGATGTTGGAGCTCGGCGTCGGGCGCGCGCACAACCTGCACCTCAGCGCCCTCGAGGGCTTTTCGCTCCCCGGCGACACCGCGAGCGCCTCGCGCTACTGGGACGAGGACATCGTCGAACCCACCTTGGACGCCGTCAGCGGCGTGCAGCGGATCCCCGAGGGCGCCGGCATCGGCGTCAGCTTAAAACGTGACCTCATCGAGAAGCTGACGCTGCGCCGCGAGACCTTCGCCTAGCAGCCCCTCGACTTCTGGCTACTGCCTTCTGTCTACTCCCTTCTACCCCCAAGGAGCCCCATGCCCACCCTACGCGCCCTACACCCGCTCTGCGTTAGCGTCTCCCTTATGGCCTTCTCCGTTGCGCTCACCCAGACCGACGCCACCGCCCAGACCGCCGCCGCCAGCTTCGTCTTCGGCGACCCTCTGCCGGACGCGCCGGAACTCGCGGCGCGCGGCCCCTACGGGGTCGGGGTGCGCACCCTGGCGCTCGTCAACCCGGACCAGCTCGAGGTGCTCGCCGTCACCCCCCAGGACCCCGAACCGCGCTACGACCGCCCGCTCACCGTCGAGCTCTTCTACCCCGGCGACGCCCCCGCGGGCGCGCTGACGACCTACGAGGACGTCTTCGGTCACAGCGCCGACCCCGAGCGGCCCAACCGCCCCCTGACCTTCCTCGGGCGCGCCGAGCGGGACGCCGAACCCGACGCCAGCGGCGCGCCCTACCCCCTCGTCATCTTGTCGCACGGCTACCCGGGCTCGAGGCTGATGATGACCTACCTCGCCGAGAACCTCGCCTCCAAGGGGTACGTGGTCGCCGCCGTGGCCCACACCGATTCGACCTTCGACGATGTGGGCGCGTTTGCCAGCACGCTCTTAAACCGCCCCCTGGACCAGCTTTTCGTGCTCGACGAGCTCGCCCGGCGCGGCGCGGGCGAGGGCTTTTTAGGCGGTCTCGTCGACGCCGAGAGGGTCGCGCTCATCGGCTACTCGATGGGCGGTTACGGCGCACTTAACGCCGCCGGCGCGGGCTTTAGCGAGGCGGCGGTCGCCGCCCCCTTCGTCCCCAACCGGGCGCTCGCGCTGCGGCAGACGGGCGCCTTCGAACCGGACCCGCGGATCAAGGCGGTCGTGGCCTTCGCCCCCTGGGGGGGGCCCGCCGCCCTCGAGGCCGTCGGCGTCTCCGGGCTGTCGTTCTGGGACGAGGCGGGGCTCGCCGGGCTGCGCGTCCCCACGCTCTTCGTAGCGGGCGACCAGGACGACGTGTCGGGGTTCGAGGGGGGCGTCAAGGCGCTCTTCGAGGGGGCTGTAAACGCCGAGCGCTACCTGCTCGTCTACCAGAACGCGCGGCACAACGTCGCGCCGAACCCGCCGCCTCTTGGCGCCCCCTTTACCGAGTACGCGCGCTACGCCGAGTTCGCCTGGGACGCGCGGCGCATCAACAACATCAACCAGCACTTCGTGACGGCGTTTTTGGCCAAGGTGCTCAAGGGGGAGCCGACGGGGCGCTACTTGGAGCTCGTCGAGCGCTCCAACGAAGGCGTTTGGGCGCAGCGCGAGGACGGCTCCTTCGCGCCCGAGCACTCCTACTGGGCGGGGTTTGAAAACCGGACGGCGGTCGGGCTCGAGTTCTACCACCGGCCCGCTCGCGGGCGCGAGTAGCGCTTTAGGGAGCCGCGTACCGTCACGGGGTGACCGACGCACCTAGCTTGAACCCAGCGCACGGTGTCAGTCTGGGGGGAGGCCCGCACCCCGCGCGTCGGGTGTTGCCAAGGGGTGAAGAATTGCTACAATACCCTAAGGACGCTCGGCTTGGCAGCCGAGCACCGACGCCGTGTAGCGGTTGCCTGGTTGAAGGGGAGATGATGCGTCGTTTCAACACCCATAGATGGTTGCTCGGAGGGCTTTTGGGGCTCCTCGTCGGGTGTGGTGAGCTTAGCTACACGGGTACGATCAGCGGCACGGTGACGGCGCCGGCCGGCGGGGACGTCGCCGGCACCAGGGTCATCGCCTGCTACCGCAACGAACGCGACTGCGAAACGTTCGAGACGCTCGTGACGCAGTCGGGGCCGTCGGCGAGCTACCGCATCAGCGGTCTGCCCCGCGGTTCTTTCGGCGTCTACGCCCTTAAAGACGTCGACAACGACGGGCGCGCCGACGGCGACGGCGACTTTTACGGGGTCTACGCCCCCGACCCGCGCTTCGTCACCCAGGTCACCCCGCCCGCCGAAGGTGTCGACATCACCATGTACGTCCTGAGCGGCGTCACGCAGCCCCCCTTAGAGGCGCCACCCGCCGTACGCGAGTCCGTCAGCGCGCCCTAGACCTCCGGGCGCGCAAGCCGAAACACGCGCCCGAGCGTCGCGTACGCGTCTCGGCCCAAGCGGGCGACGGGGCGGTACGCCGCCGCGTCTATCAGGCCGTCCTCGGCGAGCAACCCCTCACGCACATAGATCACCAGCACCTCACCGAGTACAAGCGTCGACGCCCCACCGGCAAGCTCGAAAAGCTGCGTGACGCGGCACTCCAAAGCGACGGGGGCCGCCGCGACGCGAGGCGCTCGGACCCGCAGCGAGGCCGCCGCGCGCAGCCCCGCCTCATCAAACTCGCTGACCTCGTGCGCCCACGCCCCGGAGGTGTGGTTCATGGCCTCGGCCAACGGCTCGTCGACGAGGTTGACGACGAACTCGCCCGTCTCCTGAGCGTTTTTGAGCGAGTCCTTGGGGGACCCGTCGCGTTTGCGACCGGCGGAGAAGAGGACCGTGAGGGGCTCGCTCGCCACCGCGTTAAAGAACGAATAGGGGGCGACGTTAGGCACCCCACCCTTGGAGACGGTGCTGACCCACGCGATGGGCCGGGGGATGACGGCGCTCGTGAGCAGCTTGTAGGCCCTTTGGGCGCCCAACGCGGCGACGTCAACGTGTGTGGGCGGTGTCATCGGCCTCCGACAGCCCGGTGAGAAGCTGCCGCACGGCGTCCAGTTCGTCTTGGTTGACGGTGTGCCCCAGCCCCGGATAGATGCGCTTCGTGACGTCGCCCCCGAGGCGCGCCATCACCTCCGCCGACGCGTGGACCCTTGCTGCGGGGATGTGCGCGTCCACGTCGCTGCACCCCAGGAAGACCGGCGTGCCAAGGAGCGACCCCGAGAGGTCCCGCGGCGTCCCCTCGGGGCCGATAAGACCGCCCGAGAGCGCCACGACCCCGCCGTAGCGCGCGGCGTTGCGAGCGGCGTACTCGAGCGCCAAACACGCCCCCTGCGAAAAGCCCAAAAGCACCGTCTTCTCCCTCGGCACCCCCGCCTCCCCGAGGACCGCGAGCGCCTCCCCGACCGCCCGCAGCGCGGCGCTCAAGTGGGGCTCGTTCTGCTCCAAGGGCGCCAGAAACGAGTACGGGTACCAGCTCCCCCCCGCCGCCTGGGGCGCCGCGAAGGCGACCCCGGGGACGTTAAGAGCGTCGGCCAGGCTTAAGATCCCCGCCGCCGAGTCGCCACGCCCGTGCAGGGCGAGCACGGCGACCCTGGCGCGCTCCAGGGGGGCGCCGCGGCGGGTGAGCTGGCGGCCGTCGTGGAGCGTCGCCACTACCCCACCACCTGCGGGTCCCAGAGGGGCGCCTCGAGGGGTTGCAGGTAGGGCTCGAGCCGCCCCCGCTCCGCTTCTAACCAGGGCGGCAGCATGAGCCCGGTGCCCAGCGCGTGCTCGTCCTCGTCGACCGTAAAGCCGGGACCGGCGGTCGCGAGCTCGACGATGTGCCCGTCGGGGTCTTGGGTGTAGATGCTCTTAAAGTACACCCGGTCCATCACCGGCGACACCCGGTACCCCGCCGCCAGGAGGCGCTCGCGAAAGACCCCTTGCGTCTCGTCGTCGGGTACCGCGAGCGCGTAGTGGTGCGTCTGGCCGGCGCCCATGCGGGCGCGCGGCTCCCGTCTGGGGTCGCGCTCGAAGTAGGTCACCAGCGTCCCCGGTCGGCCACCGCTGACGCCCCAGTACAGGTGCGCGGACTCCGGGTCGTCGAAGTTGGCGGTGCGCTTGACGAGCTCCAACCCTAGCAGCTCGCCTAAAAAAGCGTGCGTCCGCCCGATGTCGCTGGCGATGGCGGTGATGTGGTGCATACCGAACCTGAGCGCCATGTCGGGGGTCCGCTCCGGCACCTCCTCGGGGTAGGTGTCGGCTGTGACGCGCGCGCGGTCGCGGTTGGTGGTGAGCATCTCAGAGGGCGGTGCGCGGTAGCTCTGGCCCAAGGCGTCCGCCGGTTCGTCGATCGTCCACCCCGGGCCCTGCGTCGCGAGCTCGATAGTGGCGCCGTCGGGGTCCTCGAAGTAGAGCGACTCGAAGTAGTGCCGGTCCAAGGGGCCTTTGACCGCGACCCCACGGTCCGTTAGGTAGCGCTTCCACTTGCGCAGCACGCTGCCGTCGGGGACTTGCAGGGCGAAGTGGTGGGTGCCCCCGATGCCCGGCGCGCCCCGCGGCGCCCCCGCCCACTCGAAAAAGGTCACCACGCTCCCCGGTGTACCGCGCGCGTCGCCGAAGTAGAGGTGATACGAGGTCGGGTCGTCGAAGTTGACGGTCTTTTTGACCAGCCGCAGACCCAGCACGCGGGTGTAAAAGGCCACCGTCCGGGCGGCGTCGCTGCAGCCCAGCGTGATGTGGTGAAGTCCTGTGACCATACGCTCTCCCTTGGCGCAGACGCCCCTAACCACATCATAGGGGGGTTTTGAGGCCGAGAGAGAACCGGAGCGCCCAATCACGAAGCGCGCGACGTCACGAGCACATGGCCCTTGCTAGACTCGTTTTATGACGACACCGACCCTTACGGTCATCGGCGCGGGCATGGCCGGTTCGGACGCGGCCTTTGCGGCGGCCAAGCTAGGCGTCAAGGTGGCACTTTATGAAATGCGCCCCGCCAAGATGACCCCCGCGCACCGCACGGGCAGCTTTGCCGAACTGGTCTGCTCGAACTCGTTTGGCGGCGAGGGCGAGGCGAACGCCAAAGGGCTCCTGCAGCGCGAGATGCTCGCCGCCGGTGGGCTTGTGATGACGAGCGCGCACGCGACTCGGGTGCCCGCCGGGGGCGCGCTCGCGGTCGACCGCGAGGCGTTTAGCGCGCGGGTGACCGAGGCCCTGTGCGAGCACCCGAACATCACCGTGCACACCGAGGAGCTGACCGAGCTTCCAGACGGCGTGGTCGTCGTCGCTTCGGGGCCCCTGACCTCGGACGCGCTCGCCGAGAGCTTGCGCAAGAGCGTCGGCGAGGACTTTCTGGGCTTTTACGACGCCGCCGCCCCCGTGATCGACATAGACTCCATCGACATGGGGATCGCCTACCGCAAAGGGCGCTACGACCAAGCCGCCGACTACCTCAACCTGCCCTTTACCAAAGAGCAGTACGACGCTTGGTATGACGCCCTTACCC
This window contains:
- the menC gene encoding o-succinylbenzoate synthase → MKLERIELRELEVSLKFRFETSFGVEQRLRKVLVTVFSEGLEGYGEATAGSFPGYSYETTRTVWDTLCEHVVPRVLGHDVQTPAQLLAWLAPIRGHNMAIGALETAFWDLQAKAAGVPLWVLLGGVRTAHPVGASLGIQESIAKTVEVALAHAEAGYKRLKFKIKPGWDVAPLRAVREALPEMPLTVDANSAYRLTDARVFGQLDDLGLDYIEQPLAHDDLVDHAQLQRLLATPLCLDESVHSPEDARKGLQLGAGRVINIKVGRVRGHLLARRVHDVALAFGASVWCGGMLELGVGRAHNLHLSALEGFSLPGDTASASRYWDEDIVEPTLDAVSGVQRIPEGAGIGVSLKRDLIEKLTLRRETFA
- a CDS encoding alpha/beta hydrolase family protein, encoding MAFSVALTQTDATAQTAAASFVFGDPLPDAPELAARGPYGVGVRTLALVNPDQLEVLAVTPQDPEPRYDRPLTVELFYPGDAPAGALTTYEDVFGHSADPERPNRPLTFLGRAERDAEPDASGAPYPLVILSHGYPGSRLMMTYLAENLASKGYVVAAVAHTDSTFDDVGAFASTLLNRPLDQLFVLDELARRGAGEGFLGGLVDAERVALIGYSMGGYGALNAAGAGFSEAAVAAPFVPNRALALRQTGAFEPDPRIKAVVAFAPWGGPAALEAVGVSGLSFWDEAGLAGLRVPTLFVAGDQDDVSGFEGGVKALFEGAVNAERYLLVYQNARHNVAPNPPPLGAPFTEYARYAEFAWDARRINNINQHFVTAFLAKVLKGEPTGRYLELVERSNEGVWAQREDGSFAPEHSYWAGFENRTAVGLEFYHRPARGRE
- a CDS encoding flavin reductase family protein; translation: MTPPTHVDVAALGAQRAYKLLTSAVIPRPIAWVSTVSKGGVPNVAPYSFFNAVASEPLTVLFSAGRKRDGSPKDSLKNAQETGEFVVNLVDEPLAEAMNHTSGAWAHEVSEFDEAGLRAAASLRVRAPRVAAAPVALECRVTQLFELAGGASTLVLGEVLVIYVREGLLAEDGLIDAAAYRPVARLGRDAYATLGRVFRLARPEV
- a CDS encoding alpha/beta hydrolase — protein: MATLHDGRQLTRRGAPLERARVAVLALHGRGDSAAGILSLADALNVPGVAFAAPQAAGGSWYPYSFLAPLEQNEPHLSAALRAVGEALAVLGEAGVPREKTVLLGFSQGACLALEYAARNAARYGGVVALSGGLIGPEGTPRDLSGSLLGTPVFLGCSDVDAHIPAARVHASAEVMARLGGDVTKRIYPGLGHTVNQDELDAVRQLLTGLSEADDTAHTR
- a CDS encoding VOC family protein: MVTGLHHITLGCSDAARTVAFYTRVLGLRLVKKTVNFDDPTSYHLYFGDARGTPGSVVTFFEWAGAPRGAPGIGGTHHFALQVPDGSVLRKWKRYLTDRGVAVKGPLDRHYFESLYFEDPDGATIELATQGPGWTIDEPADALGQSYRAPPSEMLTTNRDRARVTADTYPEEVPERTPDMALRFGMHHITAIASDIGRTHAFLGELLGLELVKRTANFDDPESAHLYWGVSGGRPGTLVTYFERDPRREPRARMGAGQTHHYALAVPDDETQGVFRERLLAAGYRVSPVMDRVYFKSIYTQDPDGHIVELATAGPGFTVDEDEHALGTGLMLPPWLEAERGRLEPYLQPLEAPLWDPQVVG